CGAACGGTATCAATGATAAAGGACTGGTTACTTACGACAGGAAGATCAGGAAAGATGCATTCTATTTTTATAAAGCCAACTGGAATCCGGAGCCGATGGTTTATATCGCAGAACGAAGAAACACCAATCGTACGAAATCCGTTACTTCGGTAAAAGTTTTTAGCAATATGCCGGATGGGGAACTTTGGGTAAATGGAAAACGGATTGGAAAGAAAGCAAAAAATGAATTGAATACCATGATCTGGGAAAACGTACAGCTGAGCAAAGGCAATAACGATATTGTAGTCAAAACAAAGCAAAAAGGAAAAGAATTCAGCGATAGCTGCGTTTGGAATCTGGAATAACTAAACCACCAGGGATTTTTTTAGGGCTGTATCCTATGATGGTACAGCCTTTTTTATATGTTAATATTTATTTAAAGGTGATATCCCTGACTTTGCATCTCAGTAGCAATGAAACGGTGGTACTGTTCAGTATCCAGTGGATAATCCCAGCAACCCATTCTATGGTAGAGCTCACCCCCAAAACCGGTTTTAAACTTATATAGTCCATGAAGGGGGTGGGAGGGATCAGGGTTTGGCGCCACACCAAACATATCATATTCTATACACCCCTTGTTTTTAGCAATCTTCATGGCCTCCCATTGCAGGGCATAAGTGGCCATGTAATTCCGGTTACTGGAAGAAGAAGCGCCATAAAGATAGGTGCCTCTCTGTCCGGAGATTACCAGGAACATCGCAGCAAGTGGTTGTCCTTCTGTTTCTGCAAGTAGTAACTCTACCTCTGCCGGGGAGGAGGTATCTTCTGCACGGGCAGAAAGTACGGTCCTGAAATAGTCGATATCGTTGATGTGAATGCGGTTCCGAACTGCTGTTTCCTGATATAAGGCATACCAGATGTGTAGGTTTTCCATGCCTACTTTATTTACCCTGACACCTTTTCTGTAAGATAAATTGATGTTGTATCTCGTCTTTGATTTCATGGAGC
This region of Pedobacter steynii genomic DNA includes:
- a CDS encoding lipid II:glycine glycyltransferase FemX, coding for MNIAIDKKDIKEVYETSIIQQTAFWSEVKTQQGLQSKAFNFKVKNEDIYHDTLSNKFTHADFLVLLQALDSEYSIAYVPYGPEIEPNEEYQGKFLEELSENLRSHLPSKCILIRYDLAWESHWAKEDDHFDDFQNWIGPPEKKYQEFRFNFNTENWNLKKTNSDILPSNTIFLDLQKEEDALLGSMKSKTRYNINLSYRKGVRVNKVGMENLHIWYALYQETAVRNRIHINDIDYFRTVLSARAEDTSSPAEVELLLAETEGQPLAAMFLVISGQRGTYLYGASSSSNRNYMATYALQWEAMKIAKNKGCIEYDMFGVAPNPDPSHPLHGLYKFKTGFGGELYHRMGCWDYPLDTEQYHRFIATEMQSQGYHL